AAAATATAAGtccaatgtgtgtgtgtgtgtgtgtatatatatatgttcaagTTTATCAACATATAATTAGTCAATAGCTCCTGGTTCCAACAGaattttgaaagaagaaaaaaaaaatgagataatgaaaaaacaatcaaagaaaGATAAGAAAGTAAGATTTATGGTACATTTGATCTTAGCTTAGGTGCATGTTGTTGTAGACTGTAGAGGCACAGGACCACaacccctcaaaactctattggACCACCAAGCACACCCTACCCTCCTCCAGTTGGCGGCTATCTTGTCTTATATTTCTACTGTCTCCTTCTGTGTGTGGGTACCTTAGTATAGGAATTACAACAGGCCCAGTTTCGACAGCTTTTTTTAGGCCCTAACACATAACCGAAGCCCCAAATCCCTAaacacttttcaaaattttttgttagtatCTTTGGGTTGGTTTAGTAACACTGTTTATATTTTTTCGAAATACatgtacataaaaaaatgtgtaaaaatacatataaaaatacgtgtaatattatttaaaattacttaaaatgtcataatatgaaaaatatgacagatatatttgatatataaaataatattaatattatgtcagtgtcttcaagtaatacgctaattcaaggaaaaaaagttACTAGTTATTAACTAGTTTCCATTTTGTGCCAGTGTGATTATACAAGTATATAGTTGTAACTCATAATTCATTTTCTCCAACTTGAATAATCATGACATTATTAATCAATGGGGAGAAGGAAAGTGACTTAGTAGGGATAAACAATACAATACAGCGGGCTCTAGATCTAGACAATTTTTAAATTGGGCTGGCGATGTGTGGGCATTGGTCGTGTTAAGGGCGAGCAATAGGTATTTAGTAGTAATTAGGAGCTCCATTATGAGCACCTCTTGTGTTAATAATGTAATTTGGGCCCATAAATAATTGCATTTATTTCTAGTTTTCAAGACTTGTAGATAGTTAACCGCTTCATGATGAAgccaaaaagaagaagcaagaacCTACATATATAATGCAAAACATGATAAGTGAGACTAGCTAGCCTAGTATTTGTAACTTTATATAATGTGATGCAAAACTTGAACAAGTCACTATGTCCCATACCACAAGTCACAAGATTTGATGAGATaatgctcttcttcttcttctttttaaaggGTAGCCCTTGAACATCCTTAAATTCTTTCCTCACACTGTTGGATTGGGAAAAAAAGGTAATTGTTTTAAAACTAGCCAGCCAAACTAGAGCCTTATAGGACAAGATGACCTATTACAAGTTTAAGCTAACTAAATTCATCTTTATATATAGCTGGCAATTGGCAAATAATTCAACCATTAACATGCATTGTATCTGTACTTAAGATTTGTAGCAACATAGGTATACGATTCTTGGATTAATGTGCCATCTCTGAAATCTTTACACTAAAATTCAGAGACATAAACAGCAAAAGATAACTTTCGAGAATTATGGCCATCCTTTTGATGCCATGTAAACATGTCTTGGTTCCATTCTCTATATATGTGTCAAATGTACACACATGACTCATGTTTTACATGGAGAAAATACGTTAATCTTCCTAGCATGCATCCTATTGTACAAAAAGTCTAAGGGTGCTTGGGAAAAAATGGTTCCATTCTCTATATATGTGTCAAATGTACACACATGACCCATGTTTTACACATAGAAAATACGTTAATGTTCCTAGTTCTAACACATTTctacacattttaaacaattttacacacattttcacacacttttttacccacacatatatcaaaaacacccaaacaataAAAGTCAAACTACTCTCCCAAACACCCTCTTAATGTTCCTAGCATGCAAACTATTGTACAAAAAGTCTAAGGGTgcgtgggaaaaaaaaaaagtggttgcTTGGAAATCATAAAACTAATTTAGTTTGCTttgccttcaaaaaaaaaaaaaaaaactaatttagtTTTATATCACTCGAACCAAAAAGAAAGCTAGTTCAaaattaatttggtttttttttaaaatttaaattgaaccAATTTTATGAGAATATGTGTCAATTTAAAACTAGTTTTTATGGAAATTataaaaaacctaaattttaaaacttgttTTCAGAAGGAATACACAATTaattaactaaattaaaaattatcaattatcaaattttccaaaaacttaaactaaaatggtgaattcaattatttaactataattTTAACAATGGTCATATATTTGGTCTAGTTTTGAACCagttatttgatatttttttaaaaatgtttaaaatcaATTCTATGATTCTAACGACCAGGTTAAACCCACCGCCTGAAGGAATCAATTTTTACCCCCATACAAACACATAACCATTTTTTCCCTTcttcacatttaaaaaaaaaaatgaaaaaaaaaaatcccctagTAAGTGCAGCTCATATCCACTTAATAAATACGGGTTAGGAAACTGAaagacccaataaaaaaaatgatgttcaCCATGTCCAAAGCCCAGCCCATTTGGGCCCATAAGACCACATTTCAGTCTAAAATTCCCTATTATGATTAGGCCCAAATCTAAACCTAATAAACACAAAGTCTATTGCAGTTCTAGAAGTTGGGCCAGAACAAGTTGGAACAACCAGGCCCAGCATTGAGCAAAGTTAGTAACGTTGTACTGTTTGTAGCGCGGTGCGTTTGggcttttatgtttttttttttattttttttttcacagagTTGGGGTTTAAGTAAAGTACTTATAGGAACATACTTATACTAGGTTTTGTTCTGTCTAGGGTTTAGTAGTGGCAGTGCGTGGCTGAgggagagagacagagagaaagagCAATGGATTCGTTTTCATCATCGCCGTCAAGCGGATCCAACTCTCAATTCCAATCCGAACAGTTGAAGAACCAGCTCAAGGCCCAATTAGCTCAGGCTTATATTGAGCAGTTCATGGAGGTAAACTAAACTAAAAccccctttcttttttcattatcaATGCTTCAAGATGCTAtcttttcatcatcttcttcttcttctttagtcTGATTGTTTAAGCCTTACGCCTTATCTGGCTTCTGGGTATTTGTTAATTGTTTTAATCTTGTACTCTTTTGGGAAAAAATTGaagcttttttttgttgttgttgtcaattaAAGCCTCATCTACTGCAAATTCTTTGGTGCTAGTGCTAGAAGAGTGACCTTAGATTATATTGGTTGGCTAAATGAATCTCAAGACATGATGAAATCAATAGACTTTGACATTCATCACTCAGATGCTATGTGCCCGTATTGAACTTCCTAAGGTATTGAGTTGATGAATGTAATAAAAACTTATACTTAGCATCAAAATTAAGTCTTTTCCAATGATGCAATAAGTGTATTTCCCTTTTGACAGTAAAGATGATACTTATTTAAGTTAACGATCATGAAATAAGTAGGCGTGCATGAAAGTTTCTTCTTGGGAAGACATTCCTTAAGCCATTTCCAAAATCCTTTTTAAGATTTTGTCTATGGAAAATTTaaagaagatatttttttattgatacgAATGGGACGACAAGACAGTCTTCAAGGCAACGTTGTATCTGAAGTTGAGCCCACTAACTTGCGTGTGTAAACTCTGCAGCATTATTTTAGTAGTCCTAATGGatttatatgaaataaattattttatcttcCAATAGCTTGGTGATTTGGGGTTATTGAGGTTCTATATAAGCATTTACAGTTTTAATTCTTTCCTCATAGCTTTTAATTCCTAGTGTTTATTGTTGATGAGCTCGAGCTCAATTGGCACCTTCTCCCCTTCTAAGTGCTTGGTGGAGGGTGAGATTGTGGGTTCAAGATCCACTAGGTGTGTGTGTAATAgtgtaacttaccaatttaaaaagaaaaaaatcctaGTGTATGTTAAGTTTAGCCATTTATGCCATAGGGTATTACATGtataattttaaccattttacTTGATAAGTTAGCTGATGTTAGCTGGacgttaaaaaaatttcatccatATTTATGTGCTCAGGATGGCCAATTACGATTATGTGGGTTTAGCAAATTGATCTTATAATGTTGCCTGATTAGATGATTTGTATTTCCTATATTATGGAAGCCTTAGCTGCTATGGAGGGTGCGGGTACCTAATATACAGGGTTGTACCCATTGCACAAAGCTTCTACTTTTTGCAGGGTTTATTGGAGGTTTTTAGTAAGTAAACTtgacccacacccacacccccacccccacccccaccccccctcCCAGCAGTGAGAGGTTGATTCTCGATCCCGCAACTGTTCACTTTTTGTGGAAGGCACTTGCCCATGGCACCAGGACCCAACCTCTCATGGGTTCCAAATATATACTCCAAAATATATAAAGTATTGCAAACTTCCCTCTTTTTTCCtgtttgttttatctttttcttcttgttcatcatcatgaacaacttgtactattccttatttttttcaataataatagtTATCTGATtgcctatcaaaaaatatatataaagtattgCAAACTCCATTTGATCCTTAATAACTATTTTTGACTTTGCTACCTAATTAGGGTTTCCTTATTGACTGTGTCACACATTGCTATCCTAAATTCTTATTTGAGACATAAGAATTGACATCTCTTGCTAGAgattaaaaactattttggacTTTGTTAACCAATTACGTTTAATTTATTGACTGCAtcacaatttcacaaatttcTAGCTTAAACTCTTATTTGAGAAATGCTTGTGGACATTTCTTACTAGAGAATAGCTTCTAgcttaatttctttttgcagTTTATATTTTAcagattcttttttcttttttcttttttcttttttcatgcaGACAATAAGCACAAAGTGCTTTGACAAGTGTATTACGAAACCAGGGTCTAGCATGAGTGGGAGTGAGAGTAGTTGCATCTCTAGGTGTGTGGATCGCTACATTGAGGCCACTGGTATTATTACCAGTACTCTATTTAGCTCACCACactaaaattttgaagtggAGGATTTCTTGAAGAATGTCAGAGTTGCTTCATTTCAGAGAAACTACAGATAGACGGGTAGAGATCATGTGTGGTATTGCTATCTCAATTCTGATTTTTATCATGGGGACAAATTTCTTCACGTTAAGTACTGATTTgtgtacttgatttttttttttcgatgcAAACTTTGTAACTCTCAGCATTTTACTGCTGCTGTCTAAAGATTTAAATGCTTGAACCATATAGCACTGTTGTGCAGCTTAGATGTTTTAGCGCGCTAGCGCGCATACTCTTCCTCTATCTACGGGCGAGACTCTATCCAGATCTATGGATCTCCCCAGCATCAAAGCGAGACTCCATCCAAATCTGCCACTTCTTCTCAAACGGTTGATTCCGTGCCTGAATGTCCAGCTTATTCTTTCAATCCTGTCTTCGATTCTAGTCCTTACCTGTGTGAGCTAGCAGTCTCATTCTCTCGCACTCGCATTCGTCCTTCCTGCTAGTCATCAGTGAGCCTAAAGACATGGAATTGCAATTGGCTCTTTCCTGTACTTCCCCTGCTTCCTTTGCCGCTGCATCTGCATCTCTTCTCGTAACCGGTGTTCTTGTTACAGTAAGTGTTGCGCGCAGATATAACTATCTTATagataccccccccccccttattATAGCTCTATTCGGTACAACGCATGTTTTGAGCTGATAAGATTGCATTGGGTTTGGAAGAGAAAtgttagaaaataaaaaaatagtaacagAAAGTGACAAAGACGGTAAACTCAATTGTTACACAAAAAATGTCAATTAATGTATCTCTGAATtgttttttcttcatcatctctctccttttcttctCAAACTGATGAAAACCCTGTTCAACTTCAAGGTGATTTGAACTCTGCAAGCAGTTTAGAGCATGATTCAGGACCATCAAACCCTTACTTCTGCTAACACTTGCCCCTGTCAAGTCCTCCATTTGCATGCAGATTTCCATCCATTTTGGACACCCTTCACCTTCTGTCATCTTGCATCTAACAATTATTGTGCACTGGGACAACTTGTGAGGCAGCAAGCTCTCCTCTACTGCTACAATGCTTCCAAAGTGAATCAAATAAACCCCATGAAAAGGCCAGGTTCTCTGTACTAACAATGGCTTCCAGCTTGAGAGATTAACACTTTTGCCCTTTTTCTTGTCGAGCAGCACCCAACTTAACCTGAGGCTCTCGATCAGCTCCATGCTGTAATCATTGGCATCATGGCCATGGCAATGATTGTTGTCTTCGTTGTTGGCATAGCCGAGTTCATTGTAAAAACCTGTGAATTCGTCATAGTCAAGGCTCAACAGCTCTAGTTTGAATGGGCAATTTGTGTACCATCTCCAACTATCATTAGAGTTCATGTTCCAATTGTATTCACTATCTTTGGCATGGCTAAAATTCATTGCTTCAGGTATGCCATCTAATATTCTAGATAGAACACACTCTTTCCTGTAGTAGACATCTACTAGCGATGCAAGTTCAGAAGGGGAAACATGGGTTTTTAGTTCTGGACATTTGAACGGCATAGGTTTGGTACCTTTGGCATGTAATATTAGGGGATAAGAGTTGGCATAGAACTTGTCAAAACCACCAATGGGTGAAGATGAAATAACATGTTGGGCTTCTTCAAGTGCAGTAGATGGCCATGTGGCGTGACATAACTGTCTCCATAAGCTTTGGTCTCGAGCAACATCATGGAGTTCACAACAAGCACAGGCAGCAGAAGCCAGGGTTGAACCATCAGTTCTAACAAAGATATCAGCCAAGATATCCCTGCTAAGTTCCTTTAAATGACACATTTGGTGCTCCATTTCGAAAATAGGTTTGTGGGATGGGATTggaatttttttgtgtggataaagAGCTCAAGTAGTTGGTTTtatcttcctcaaaaaaaaaaaaagtagttggttttatatataatatggttTGAGCAAATTGTCAATAAGATGCATGCATTAAAATAACAACTCCGGGAATGATTACATTAATGCAGCCAACTTTCACCAACTTCAAGGATTAGTACTAGACCCTAAAATATCAATATCTAGTCAGCTGCAATAGCTCCAACTGGCAATTAGGAAGCTATGCCGAAGCTTTGGCGTCCTTTTCAAATCTCAACCTTCCAATCCTAATCCCAACAAGTTGAATGTCCTTAATGGCGGTCACCGTGGCTATCAAGGGAAACTACTGGTCATTCCATGTATATGTAGTTTAGTGCAAATATTGTCAAACGATCATTAATATATAACATATCTAGAAAGCAAGGTGGAGCACTTCCTCCCTCAACACATTCGTTCTTGGTAAGCAGCCAGTCATTGTCATCCCACGTAGCAACGTGCATGCATATATGAAATTCAAAGTCCAATGAAAATTGAGACAAAGGAGGTActagagtagaggggaggggaaaGCTCCATAGGTCCAGAATGCTTAAGCCCTGTACAGACGGGCCCGAGGGTTCATTTTCAGCACAACTAGGTTTGGCCCAAGACTACCCTATGACCGAAAGTGGTTGAGTTTACAAGTCTGGGGCAAGGctatgatatagaattggattAAAGAAGGCTGCTTGGAGGTTAGTGGACCAAACCTCCGCTAAGATCATAACCCGTCACGTTTGCATTTATTACTACACACATATTCAAGtgttaaattattttcttgaatGTATACAATCCTCTCGTTCCACCCACACTAAATTATTATAATGAGGAATTTCTTGAGGTGGCCTTAAAATGCTGGTAAGAGGATTTAAACCTTGAATCTCATAGATATTGATGAAACCAAGTTCGTCAGTTGATATGTTCGTCCAAATAGAACATGGCCAAATGACTCTAGGTTCCTGTAACAAGATTAGCAAGTTGTGCTTCCCTCTGAAAGGTCACGGCGTGGTGCCAGCCAAAGAGTCTCCGTTGCTAAATTCAAAtgttgagagagaaaaataagaacTTAATAAGATATAAAAATAAGTCTGTGTACCTTTACTCGAGATccaatgtaatttatataagaCTTTGCCTTTCTAGTCATTGGGGGCTTTCAACGGTGGTTTAAACGCCTTTTTGTAACGTTTCTGGTGACTTAAAGGCATGATTACGAAGACCCCTCCAACAGTCATATCTCAGTATCCATCTATGTGTAACAGCTCATGCATTAAATTCTCTATGATGGCGTTTTGGCTGCCCAAAGGGGTTCTATGGATGATGGGAATTTCTTGATTCATTAGATATTATGAACCCTTAAGAATCACTAAATCAAACCCTTAAGATTAGGAAAGAAAGTTCTAATATCATGTTCCTTTAGCCAACTTGAGGGGATAGTATATTGTCAAGCTATCTTTGTAACTATATGCCACCACCAACAAAACCTATAAAAATCACTTCAgacttgtaaaatatttatgcattcttaaaaaaattataacttgatTAACACTTCTTAATATTTCCAATAGTGATGTTCAAAGTCAAAGGAAAATGTATTGAATTTTCCAACTATTAAATGTTCAAAGGAAAATGTATACATTTTTATCAACCGTTTCTCTACAATTTTTCTCTTATggcccgtttggattgagggagagggagggagagtagagtagagtagagtagatttagcacaaaattaacttatttttagccaactctactctactccccttcactccccctccttcccctctccatccaaacatgccattaAGGCTTCCTCTCtaaattcctttttttatttgatttttggagTCTCTCCAAGCAATCCCACTATTTTGTCTTAGGCCTAAGTAGTAGACCACTCTCTTGTTACGTCTTCCTAATTAGTGGACTGTTGGGAGTTTGAATTCCATTCTAGTTGGAATCCTTATTGCGATTCACGTCTTTAAATCcttattgttaaaattttgtcaTACAAAATAAAGTAATACACCACAAAGAGAAAACCAAAGTTATGAACCAGATTGGACGCTTctatgtttggatggagggaggAGGTCCTCTCATCTCCCTCCGCTCCAAATGTACTTAAGTCCTAACCAATTACATTTCAAAGCTAGCAAatatatctcatatatatatatattaattataaaatttcaactCATTGCGTTCTCTCTATGATGAGCACTCTTTATCAATTATCATTAGGCCAAAAAACTAATACGTTTGTTACGTAGGCAGAGCTCAAattctaaatctcttattcaacaacaaaagaCTTGACAAGTTAAAGTAACTGAAACAACAATCTAGTTTTGAATTAACCCATAAAAACAAGTCTATTTTAAACTAGTTTGAGCACTCACATTGTTTGAATAAataaaggcgtaaatgcacttttggtccctacattttggggttatttctattttggtccctacattttatttttaccacttttagtccctaatccaattaacgcgtgacatttaagtccttaccgtcacccaactaacagaaaatgttgacgtggctaacggcacagtaaaataataattaaaaaatctattttggtattaaaaaattgccacgtcagcgtataaattaattttaaattaaataaaaaattaaaaacaaaattaaaagcaaaattaaaaacaaaaaattgaatatgaaCCTCAgtaacaacaaacccagaataagaacatgaacatcaaacccagaatcaagaatATGAACCCCAAAGAACAAcaccacaacaaataaaaacaaacctcTAAAACTCCACACCCAAAACACACAACACCACAAACATCAATTCACAAACCCAAACTTCaagaacaaaatttagcaatgaaaacaaacccagaatcaagaaaTGAGTACTTTGAAGAAAAGTGATGTTGAGGTCACGGACTGGGATCATGAGGACGGTGCGGGAGAGATCGGCGCTGGGAGGGAAGTGGAGAGAGCCGGCGTGGTGGTTGAGCTTGGCGAGGCGAGATTCGAAGGAGGCGCCGAAGAAGTTGTACTGGATGAGACGGTAAACGTCGACGACGATGGCGGCGTTGCAGAGCTCAACGCAGGTCACGAGGAAGAAGACAACGGCCCTCTCTGCATTGTCACTCTCAAGGCCAAAGCCGTCATCGTCGATGGTGTCAGTCGCGTCGAGGAGGACGAGGACCCGTCGATCGGAAGAGACTGCGTGGTCGAGCCGGAGAAGATTCTTTTGAGCGCGGCAGAATCTAGGGTTTTGAGGAGGGCGAAGGAGGAGTTTGGGGCGCTAGGGTTTGTGGGGTTAGGAGGGTTTCAAAATGTGAGGGAGGTGTATGAGTGGAAAGGTTTGAAATTAGAGGTGGTTGAGACTGATTTCGGGTTTGGGACTCTGTATGAGATTGAATATGGGTTACTGTGagtgaatttttgttttgtgaatttCAAGTGagtgaatttttgttttgttactgTGTTTGTTTGAGTTCTGGATATGGGttttttgttgatgaagttTTTAGTTGGATATTTccttgattctgggtttgttttcattgctaaatttttttcctaaagttGGGTTTGTGAATTGTTGTTTGTGGTGTTGTGCGTTTTAGGTGTGGAATTTTAgaggtttgtttttatttgttgtggtgTTGTTCTTTGGTGTTCACCTTCTTGATTCTaggtttgatgttcatgttcttgattctaggtttgatgttcatgttcttatTCTGTGTTTGTTGTTACTGAGGttcatattcaattttttgtttttaattttgcttttaattttgtttttaatttttttatttaatttaaaattaatttatatgctgacgtggcaattttttaataccaaaatagattttttaattattattttactgtgctgttagccacgtcagcattttctgttagttgagtgacggtaaggacttaaatgtcacgcgttaattggattagggactaaaagtggtaaaaataaaatgtagggaccaaaatagaaatgaccccaaaatgtagggactaaaagtgcatttacgctataaataaataataaaaagagaaaaagatttgaatttattttagtttgcATAGAATAATAATTAGCTTCTAACACCCCAAATATAtgagttttttaaattaaaacaaataatcaaattgTGTGCAAGAACAAATATATAACATAGAAAAGCAGAAAGACCATGTTGTGTATACGTAGTATGTACATGTAGGATGAACTAAATCctcattgatttttattttgcatcAGAAGGAGCTCGTATACGTTTTGCAATACGGGATAACTAGAATACTCACAACATAACTAGAAAGAcatttatttaaaatactcACAATGtatctaaataaaaaagacatttttcaaaacaaaaaaaaactaggatGACATTTCAAATACCGCACGAGGATTAGTGGCATGTGGTTCGATATATAGCCCATTTGTTATATTCATGTCCATAGTTTACATAATTTGGATCCTTCTTTTCATTCCCAATTACTCG
This genomic stretch from Castanea sativa cultivar Marrone di Chiusa Pesio chromosome 1, ASM4071231v1 harbors:
- the LOC142616859 gene encoding uncharacterized protein LOC142616859, whose translation is MDSFSSSPSSGSNSQFQSEQLKNQLKAQLAQAYIEQFMETISTKCFDKCITKPGSSMSGSESSCISRCVDRYIEATGIITSTLFSSPH
- the LOC142616850 gene encoding putative F-box protein At2g36090 codes for the protein MEHQMCHLKELSRDILADIFVRTDGSTLASAACACCELHDVARDQSLWRQLCHATWPSTALEEAQHVISSSPIGGFDKFYANSYPLILHAKGTKPMPFKCPELKTHVSPSELASLVDVYYRKECVLSRILDGIPEAMNFSHAKDSEYNWNMNSNDSWRWYTNCPFKLELLSLDYDEFTGFYNELGYANNEDNNHCHGHDANDYSMELIESLRLSWVLLDKKKGKSVNLSSWKPLLVQRTWPFHGVYLIHFGSIVAVEESLLPHKLSQCTIIVRCKMTEGEGCPKWMEICMQMEDLTGASVSRSKGLMVLNHALNCLQSSNHLEVEQGFHQFEKKRREMMKKKQFRDTLIDIFCVTIEFTVFVTFCYYFFIF